Within Burkholderia diffusa, the genomic segment CCAACGCTGCGCAGAAGAAGGAATTCGTCGACACGGTCACGAAGCACACGATGGTGCACGAGCAGATGCACTTCTTCTTCCGTGGCTTCCGCCGCGACGCGCACCCGATGGCGATCCTGGTCGCCGCGGTCGGCGCGCTGTCCGCGTTCTACCACGACTCGCTCGACATCAACGATCCGCGTCACCGCGAAGTGTCGGCGATCCGCATGATCGCGAAGCTGCCGACGCTCGTTGCGATGGCATACAAGTACAGCATCGGCCAGCCGTTCGTGTACCCGAAGAACTCGCTGTCGTACAGCGCGAACTTCATGCACATGATGTTCTCGAACCCGTGCGAAGAGTACAAGGTCAACGACGTGCTCGTCCGCGCACTCGACCGTATCCTGATCCTGCACGCCGACCACGAGCAGAACGCTTCGACGTCGACGGTCCGCCTGGCCGGCTCGTCGGGCGCGAACCCGTTCGCGTGTATCGCAGCCGGCATCGCGTGTCTGTGGGGCCCGGCGCACGGTGGTGCGAACGAAGCCGCGCTGAACATGCTCGAGCAGATCGGTTCGCCGGACAACATCCCCGAATTCATCAAGCAGGTGAAGGACAAGAATTCGGGCGTGAAGCTGATGGGCTTCGGCCACCGCGTGTACAAGAACTATGACCCGCGTGCGAAGCTGATGCGCGAAACGTGCTACGAAGTGCTGAACGAACTCGGCCTGCACGACGACCCGCTGTTCAAGCTCGCGATGCAGCTCGAGAAGATCGCACTGGAAGACGAATACTTCGTGTCGCGCAAGCTGTACCCGAACGTCGACTTCTACTCGGGCATCGTGCAGCGCGCGCTGGGCATCCCGACGTCGATGTTCACGTGTATCTTCGCGATGGCACGTACGGTCGGCTGGATTGCACAGTGGAACGAAATGATCGCGGATCCGGAACAGAAGATCGGCCGTCCGCGTCAGCTGTTCATCGGCGACACGCCGCGCGAAGCGAAGCCGCTCAACGCACGTTAAGTCGTGCGCGGCGCGAATGGCCGCAAGGTCGCTCGCGTCCGGCAATCGCAACGCCCCGACACCCCGGTGGGTCATCCCGCCGGGGTGTTTTCATTTGCGCGGCCGAACGACATGGCGTTCCAGCGACGGCGGCCGCGTGTCGAGCGGTGGCTGCGTGCCGGCGTCGGGAGCGTGGCCGTGCCGTGCGAAGAACTGCCGGTATGCGCCGGGCGTCATCCCGCGCGCGGCAAGGAACTGGCGGTTGAAGTTCGCGGCGTTCGGAATGCCGCAGCGTGCAGCGACCGTCGCGATCGGCCATTCGGTGCCGATCAGGTGGCGGCACGCATGCGCAAGCCGCAGCCGCTGCACGTAGCGGCCGACGCTTTCGCCGAGATGCCGCGCGAATAGCCGCTGCAGCGTGCGTTCGGACATGTGCGCGACGGCGGCGAGCGCGTCGATGCGCAGCGGCTCGTGGAAGTGCCGGTCGATCGCATCGAGCACGCGGTCGAGGCGTTCGGCTTCGGGCGCGGCCGAGTCGGCCGATGTTGCGGCTGCGTCAGGCCGGCCATAGGCCTGCGCGGTGGCGAGCGGTTCGCCGCCGGCTTCGGCGAGATCGGCGAGCGTGTCGAGTGCGGCCGCGAGGCGGACGCGCGGCGATGAGTCGAGCAGCTGCGGCAAGCGAGCGCGCATCGCGCGGCCCGTCTCGGCGTCGAACGCGAGGCCGGGCGCCGCCCGACGCAGCAGCGAGCGCAGCGGCGCGTACTCGGGGCAGCAGTCGGCCATGCGCCGTGCCCAGTCGCCGTCGAACCAGACGACGAGCGCGACTTCCGGCGCATCGCGATCGATGCGCGCATTCGACGACCACGTGTGCGGCAGGTTGGG encodes:
- the gltA gene encoding citrate synthase, with protein sequence MTPSDVKATLSFSDNSPSVEMPIYKGTMGPDVIDIRKLYGQTGKFTYDPGFMSTASCNSAITYIDGDKGELLYRGYPIDNLAQNADFLESCYLLLKGELPNAAQKKEFVDTVTKHTMVHEQMHFFFRGFRRDAHPMAILVAAVGALSAFYHDSLDINDPRHREVSAIRMIAKLPTLVAMAYKYSIGQPFVYPKNSLSYSANFMHMMFSNPCEEYKVNDVLVRALDRILILHADHEQNASTSTVRLAGSSGANPFACIAAGIACLWGPAHGGANEAALNMLEQIGSPDNIPEFIKQVKDKNSGVKLMGFGHRVYKNYDPRAKLMRETCYEVLNELGLHDDPLFKLAMQLEKIALEDEYFVSRKLYPNVDFYSGIVQRALGIPTSMFTCIFAMARTVGWIAQWNEMIADPEQKIGRPRQLFIGDTPREAKPLNAR
- a CDS encoding helix-turn-helix domain-containing protein, giving the protein MKPQYEHVTFAPGCSIRVYHRQLAHIPFEWHRHPEYELTLTLNSRGRRFVGDHVAQYADDDLVLVPPNLPHTWSSNARIDRDAPEVALVVWFDGDWARRMADCCPEYAPLRSLLRRAAPGLAFDAETGRAMRARLPQLLDSSPRVRLAAALDTLADLAEAGGEPLATAQAYGRPDAAATSADSAAPEAERLDRVLDAIDRHFHEPLRIDALAAVAHMSERTLQRLFARHLGESVGRYVQRLRLAHACRHLIGTEWPIATVAARCGIPNAANFNRQFLAARGMTPGAYRQFFARHGHAPDAGTQPPLDTRPPSLERHVVRPRK